A portion of the Pseudoalteromonas luteoviolacea genome contains these proteins:
- the priA gene encoding primosomal protein N', protein MPFAAVAIKVPLHKTFDYTYHASMSPCVGGRVWVKFANRRCVAVVTELKTHSDVPEDKIKPIDDIIDESPILDGAHLSFLQFISHYYCYPFGETLFTALPGALRDGQDADKTQVPMLTLTDEGRVISQLRAKKQLALIEQLRTAGDATHTELKTLGFTQAQIKGLLEKQLIREELRADTSWQHEALSVGSKPILNEEQATACSAINHTQGFRTFLIEGVTGSGKTEVYLQCLEKVLSAGQQALVLVPEIGLTPQTVNRFKQRFPGLPIDLWHSNLTDNERLHTWRRAQQATTALVIGTRSSIFLPFKSLAMIIVDEEHDHSFKQQDSLRYHARDLAAYRAHQSQCPLLLGTATPALETLKKALDNKFQLLTLSKRAQTSQDNQFLLVDMKAQQTQGGFASTSLKAIERTLSMGKQAMVFLNRRGFAPTLICHECGWLSDCQHCSTSATYHKTMQRLVCHHCGEQQYVPHQCPDCGSTQIMPTGLGTEQLEEFVTSHFPDVPVSRIDRDSTRRKGSLESALEKIHQGGAQVLIGTQMLAKGHHFPDVALVVILDVDSGLYSSDFRATEHMAQLITQVAGRAGRSGEAGTVILQTHFPEHPLLQDLVNNGYQDFARYALTERHEAMLPPYTHLALIRAEATSANLVMTFLSDLVPAQPFSGIQLLGPIPAPMERLAGKYRYQLHIQATQRNVLHQYLTQLKEYISSHKLATRVRWNIDVDPMDTY, encoded by the coding sequence ATGCCATTTGCAGCTGTCGCAATAAAAGTTCCTTTACACAAAACATTTGATTACACCTACCATGCATCTATGTCGCCTTGTGTGGGGGGCCGTGTTTGGGTCAAGTTTGCCAATCGACGCTGCGTAGCTGTTGTCACAGAGTTGAAGACTCACAGTGATGTACCTGAAGATAAAATAAAGCCAATCGATGACATCATCGATGAGAGCCCTATTTTAGATGGTGCGCACTTGAGCTTTTTACAATTTATCAGTCACTATTATTGTTACCCTTTCGGTGAAACTTTATTTACCGCACTACCTGGCGCACTTCGAGATGGTCAAGATGCTGATAAGACTCAAGTGCCTATGCTCACTTTAACAGATGAAGGGCGAGTCATCTCTCAACTGCGGGCTAAAAAGCAATTAGCCTTAATTGAGCAGTTACGCACCGCAGGCGATGCCACACATACGGAACTAAAAACCCTAGGTTTTACACAAGCACAAATAAAAGGCTTGCTAGAAAAGCAGTTGATCCGCGAAGAGTTACGCGCTGATACCTCATGGCAACATGAAGCGTTATCAGTGGGCAGCAAGCCAATTTTAAATGAAGAGCAAGCGACAGCATGCAGCGCCATTAATCATACTCAGGGGTTTCGCACTTTTTTAATTGAAGGCGTGACGGGTAGCGGCAAAACCGAAGTCTACTTGCAATGTCTGGAAAAAGTGCTCAGTGCAGGACAGCAAGCACTCGTACTCGTGCCAGAGATTGGCCTTACCCCACAAACAGTCAATCGATTTAAGCAACGCTTTCCTGGGCTTCCAATTGATCTGTGGCACTCAAATTTAACCGATAATGAGCGCCTTCACACATGGCGTAGAGCGCAACAAGCCACTACCGCACTGGTCATCGGAACACGCTCTAGTATTTTCTTACCATTTAAGTCTCTGGCAATGATCATCGTAGATGAAGAGCATGATCATTCATTCAAACAACAGGATAGTTTGAGGTACCATGCACGTGATTTGGCCGCTTACCGAGCACATCAATCCCAGTGCCCATTACTCTTAGGCACCGCTACTCCGGCTCTTGAAACCTTAAAAAAGGCATTAGACAATAAATTTCAATTGCTCACGCTCAGCAAGCGTGCACAAACCAGTCAGGACAATCAATTTTTATTGGTTGATATGAAAGCGCAGCAGACACAAGGCGGCTTCGCAAGTACCAGCTTGAAAGCCATAGAGCGCACCCTATCTATGGGTAAGCAAGCGATGGTCTTTCTTAACCGCCGGGGGTTTGCGCCCACGCTAATCTGCCATGAATGCGGCTGGCTAAGTGATTGTCAGCATTGCAGCACCAGCGCGACTTATCATAAAACCATGCAGCGTTTGGTATGCCATCACTGCGGCGAACAGCAGTATGTCCCCCATCAGTGTCCTGATTGTGGAAGCACACAAATTATGCCAACAGGACTTGGCACTGAGCAGCTAGAAGAATTTGTCACGTCACATTTTCCCGACGTGCCCGTCAGCCGTATTGATCGAGACTCCACACGCCGAAAAGGCAGCTTAGAAAGTGCACTTGAAAAAATTCATCAAGGCGGCGCTCAAGTCTTAATTGGCACACAGATGTTAGCTAAAGGCCACCACTTCCCCGATGTCGCTCTGGTGGTCATTTTAGATGTTGATAGTGGTCTATACTCCAGTGACTTTAGAGCAACTGAACATATGGCACAGCTGATCACTCAAGTCGCAGGGCGGGCTGGTCGAAGCGGTGAGGCAGGAACTGTGATTTTACAAACTCATTTTCCTGAACATCCACTGCTGCAAGACTTAGTAAATAATGGCTATCAAGACTTCGCTCGCTATGCCCTCACAGAGCGACACGAGGCCATGCTGCCACCTTATACTCACTTGGCGCTCATCAGGGCAGAAGCCACTTCTGCAAATTTGGTCATGACATTTTTATCTGATCTGGTTCCTGCACAACCATTCTCTGGTATACAATTGCTGGGACCGATCCCGGCGCCGATGGAGCGCCTTGCAGGAAAGTATCGCTATCAATTACATATACAAGCAACACAACGTAATGTTTTGCATCAGTATCTCACGCAATTAAAGGAATATATAAGCAGCCACAAGCTTGCAACACGCGTGCGTTGGAATATTGATGTTGATCCTATGGACACCTACTAA
- a CDS encoding methyl-accepting chemotaxis protein, whose product MALLENLTIKRRLQLNAVVVGVALLVMLAVIITEANTMRQLNETIQYAEELDVHELSMRKYEKNFLFYKDVAALDKYEKEYRLLKEKKAKLEAVFINFNIDLGQLDQFEILVTQYHKEFNRVVELQKTIGLHPKDALYGELRKAVHGVETLLKQKEDYKLLTTMLQLRRAEKDFMLRLDTKYLGKFNKYIDTFESQIRESSHDRVYQQELVRLLGVYQKKFKGLVDAQVELGVDLNSGALGDMRKVVKESDAVVQAIVQQTKQEIADNADFAKTVAILIFVAAAAIVMILVWSTSRSIIRPVERVYQTIERIRRENNLGILIEQSGNDEITIMTRDFNSLIEDFKNLISDVNRALVTINDATEHLSATTAQTSAGMNEQLHEADMVATAATEMQATIQDISHNTEAAAQKAESTNNNAQQGRSEVTSTIDHIMALSHSLSGASEVVGQLERDGETIGSVLDVIRGIAEQTNLLALNAAIEAARAGEQGRGFAVVADEVRSLAQRTQDSTQEIESIISTLQQRTQDVVSIMEECRSQSNESVEQAERAGELLGLITEDVQNIMDMSTHIATAIDEQNQVASEVNKNVVKIRDIAQGASEHAASNAQSSEELSEQARALHHAIDKYKV is encoded by the coding sequence ATGGCTCTACTTGAAAATCTAACCATTAAAAGGCGTTTGCAATTAAACGCAGTTGTTGTTGGTGTTGCATTGCTGGTAATGCTGGCGGTGATCATCACCGAAGCCAATACAATGCGCCAGTTGAATGAAACCATTCAATATGCAGAAGAACTGGATGTTCATGAGTTATCCATGCGCAAGTATGAGAAAAACTTTCTGTTTTACAAAGATGTAGCGGCGTTGGATAAATATGAAAAGGAATATCGTTTACTAAAAGAGAAAAAAGCTAAGTTAGAAGCGGTTTTTATCAATTTTAATATCGATTTAGGCCAGTTAGATCAGTTTGAGATACTTGTTACTCAGTATCACAAAGAATTTAATCGGGTTGTTGAGTTGCAGAAAACCATCGGTTTGCATCCAAAAGATGCACTGTATGGTGAGCTGAGAAAAGCGGTGCATGGTGTTGAAACGCTATTAAAGCAAAAAGAAGATTACAAGCTTTTGACTACTATGCTGCAGTTAAGACGTGCAGAGAAAGATTTTATGTTACGTCTGGATACAAAATACCTAGGTAAATTTAATAAGTATATAGACACTTTCGAGTCTCAAATCAGAGAGTCAAGCCACGATCGCGTCTATCAACAGGAGTTAGTTAGATTGCTGGGTGTATATCAGAAGAAGTTTAAGGGTCTGGTCGATGCACAGGTCGAGCTTGGAGTTGATTTGAACAGCGGTGCACTGGGCGATATGCGCAAAGTGGTTAAAGAAAGTGATGCGGTTGTGCAAGCTATCGTACAGCAGACCAAACAAGAAATTGCTGACAATGCGGATTTTGCGAAAACCGTTGCTATCCTTATTTTTGTTGCTGCCGCTGCAATTGTGATGATTTTAGTGTGGTCAACGAGCCGTTCGATTATTCGTCCGGTAGAGCGTGTGTATCAAACGATTGAGCGCATTCGACGTGAGAATAATTTGGGTATATTGATAGAGCAAAGTGGTAATGATGAAATCACCATTATGACACGTGATTTTAATAGCTTAATTGAAGATTTCAAAAACCTAATTTCTGACGTAAATCGTGCGCTAGTGACAATCAATGATGCGACAGAGCACTTATCAGCAACAACGGCACAAACCAGTGCTGGCATGAATGAGCAATTACATGAAGCAGATATGGTAGCGACCGCTGCGACCGAAATGCAGGCCACCATTCAAGATATTTCTCATAATACTGAAGCGGCTGCGCAAAAGGCGGAGTCGACCAATAATAATGCGCAACAAGGGCGCAGTGAAGTAACCTCAACCATTGACCATATCATGGCACTGTCTCACTCATTGAGTGGCGCATCGGAAGTAGTCGGACAGTTAGAGCGCGATGGTGAAACCATTGGCTCAGTGCTGGACGTGATCCGAGGCATTGCCGAGCAGACTAACTTACTTGCGTTGAATGCGGCGATTGAAGCTGCACGTGCCGGTGAACAAGGCCGTGGCTTTGCGGTTGTTGCTGATGAAGTAAGGTCACTCGCTCAGCGTACCCAAGACTCAACGCAAGAGATCGAAAGTATCATCTCTACACTGCAACAGCGTACACAGGATGTGGTGAGTATTATGGAAGAATGCCGCAGCCAGAGTAATGAAAGTGTGGAGCAAGCTGAGCGAGCAGGTGAGTTGTTAGGCCTGATCACTGAGGATGTACAAAATATCATGGATATGAGTACGCACATTGCAACGGCAATTGATGAGCAAAATCAGGTCGCATCTGAAGTGAATAAGAATGTGGTGAAGATCAGGGACATTGCGCAAGGGGCGTCTGAGCATGCGGCGTCCAATGCACAAAGCAGTGAAGAGCTCTCTGAGCAGGCGCGTGCATTGCATCACGCTATCGACAAATACAAAGTATAA
- the rraA gene encoding ribonuclease E activity regulator RraA has translation MDYSTSDLCDHFADAIDVLEPMFINFGGQHAFCGRIKTVKCFENNEVIAEVLQQDGTGQVLLIDGGGSTRRALIDIDLAELALENNWQGIVVYGAVRHVEELEECEIGIQAIASIPVGADSEGAGVQGIPVNFAGVSFFDDDFLYADSTGIIISAEELLLEVDEDDA, from the coding sequence ATGGATTACAGCACATCAGATCTGTGTGATCACTTCGCCGATGCCATTGACGTACTTGAGCCAATGTTCATTAACTTTGGCGGGCAGCATGCTTTTTGCGGCCGTATTAAAACGGTTAAGTGCTTCGAAAACAATGAAGTGATTGCTGAGGTATTGCAACAAGATGGAACAGGGCAGGTGTTATTAATTGATGGCGGTGGCTCCACACGACGCGCGCTGATTGATATCGATCTAGCAGAATTAGCTTTGGAGAATAATTGGCAAGGCATCGTTGTTTATGGTGCTGTTAGGCATGTAGAAGAGCTCGAAGAGTGCGAAATAGGCATTCAAGCTATCGCCTCTATCCCAGTTGGAGCCGATAGCGAAGGTGCTGGGGTGCAAGGCATTCCAGTCAATTTTGCGGGCGTTTCATTCTTTGATGATGACTTTCTGTATGCAGACTCAACAGGCATTATTATCTCTGCCGAAGAATTACTGCTCGAAGTAGACGAAGACGACGCATAA
- a CDS encoding phosphatase PAP2 family protein, which produces MKAQIIKLDTALYFALYKPKRRKWFNWLMLMLSKSGNGGLYVILALLNGYFMGKVGSTFVQTVLLAFAIERPLYFLLKKHFARIRPCDCLAVKAMLTPSDKFSMPSGHSAGAWLYATCLMEVYPVLTIPLCIWATGVSLSRVLVGVHYPIDVILGALMGSGCALLAIGMLGEL; this is translated from the coding sequence ATGAAAGCACAAATAATTAAACTAGATACAGCGCTTTATTTTGCATTGTATAAACCAAAAAGACGCAAGTGGTTTAACTGGTTGATGTTAATGCTATCTAAAAGTGGCAATGGTGGGCTGTATGTCATTTTGGCGTTATTAAACGGATATTTCATGGGCAAAGTTGGCAGCACCTTTGTGCAAACTGTGCTGCTTGCTTTTGCAATTGAGCGACCTTTATATTTTTTATTGAAGAAGCATTTTGCCAGGATTAGGCCATGTGACTGCTTAGCTGTCAAAGCCATGCTTACACCGAGTGATAAATTTAGTATGCCATCAGGGCATAGTGCGGGAGCTTGGCTTTATGCAACGTGTTTAATGGAGGTTTATCCTGTGCTGACAATCCCATTATGCATATGGGCGACCGGGGTATCCTTGTCTAGAGTGCTGGTTGGAGTGCACTATCCAATTGATGTCATACTCGGAGCGCTAATGGGCAGTGGGTGCGCATTGTTGGCCATTGGTATGTTAGGAGAGTTATGA
- a CDS encoding SPOR domain-containing protein, whose protein sequence is MAQHDYINKTPRKKGQKKQQPKAQKPFPKVLAAFAILLIGGFGYGLWFIKEHADPAKVEQAQTPTEPTAVVEEKKELPRPPTFINDMKTAQVEAEVKVIKSRGPFQMQCGSFRTYEQAEKRKARIAFAGLISEIRRTEGSNGVWYRVRLGPYEKKREAESDKNRLQRIKIVDCGIWGWT, encoded by the coding sequence ATGGCACAACACGATTATATAAATAAAACGCCCAGAAAAAAGGGCCAAAAAAAACAGCAGCCTAAAGCACAAAAACCTTTTCCAAAAGTCCTCGCGGCTTTTGCAATACTATTGATTGGGGGGTTTGGCTATGGACTGTGGTTTATCAAAGAACATGCAGATCCCGCCAAAGTAGAACAGGCTCAGACCCCCACAGAGCCTACCGCGGTAGTCGAAGAAAAGAAAGAGTTACCACGCCCACCTACGTTTATCAATGATATGAAAACAGCGCAAGTAGAAGCTGAGGTTAAGGTCATTAAATCAAGAGGCCCTTTCCAAATGCAATGTGGTTCATTTCGAACTTATGAACAGGCAGAAAAACGTAAGGCGCGTATCGCGTTTGCAGGCTTGATATCGGAAATCCGTCGTACTGAGGGGAGTAATGGTGTCTGGTATCGTGTCCGTTTAGGGCCTTATGAGAAAAAACGTGAAGCTGAAAGCGACAAGAACAGATTACAACGCATCAAAATCGTTGATTGCGGAATTTGGGGCTGGACTTGA
- a CDS encoding formimidoylglutamase — MTAHNWIKIYNEVNISDFTATRENETRFWQSLSFLKSQSALPEALHDAAEFGIKYVLVAVNEDIGPRGNCGNGGATDGWFAFLKRFLNLPCNQFLTPNNVLLLGEIISHDLQVQSESVDNTTPEGLTQLRTLCEQLDERVSAVLQAIFDAGLEPILIGGGHNNSFGLLQALSTSTQGPCQAINFDPHADFRAIEGRHSGNGFSYAHQAGYLADYHVVGMHEQKNNDTIIASLQKAGFTYTTYQDILVTRETSLTDAIKVATSRFKQSLPLGVEVDVDAISGMPVSAYTNCGFSVNDAEHFVYQSAKQTNTRYLHLCEAAPKNHPQGEQQGVIEAGQVLSGLVCSYLKARQS; from the coding sequence ATGACCGCACACAATTGGATTAAGATTTATAATGAAGTAAACATCAGCGATTTCACCGCAACTCGGGAAAATGAAACGCGATTTTGGCAATCTCTCTCTTTTCTAAAATCACAGTCAGCACTGCCAGAAGCGTTACATGATGCCGCTGAGTTTGGCATAAAATACGTCCTTGTTGCTGTCAATGAAGATATTGGCCCACGAGGCAATTGTGGTAATGGTGGTGCAACTGATGGCTGGTTCGCATTTTTAAAACGCTTTCTCAACCTACCCTGTAATCAATTTCTTACTCCTAATAATGTATTGTTACTGGGGGAAATCATTTCGCATGACCTGCAAGTACAAAGTGAATCAGTGGACAATACTACTCCTGAAGGCCTTACGCAGCTTAGAACATTATGTGAACAGCTCGATGAAAGAGTCAGTGCGGTACTTCAAGCCATTTTTGATGCGGGCCTTGAACCTATTTTAATTGGTGGTGGGCATAATAACAGTTTTGGATTATTACAAGCGCTGTCCACCAGTACACAGGGTCCTTGTCAAGCAATTAACTTCGACCCACATGCCGACTTTAGAGCCATTGAAGGTCGACATTCAGGAAACGGGTTCAGTTATGCACATCAAGCTGGCTACCTTGCGGATTACCACGTAGTAGGTATGCATGAACAAAAAAACAATGACACCATCATCGCATCACTGCAAAAAGCAGGATTTACTTACACCACATACCAAGACATTCTAGTAACTCGGGAAACTTCATTAACGGATGCAATAAAGGTCGCAACAAGCCGCTTCAAACAAAGCTTACCTCTAGGTGTTGAAGTAGACGTTGACGCAATATCAGGTATGCCGGTCAGTGCTTACACCAACTGTGGATTCAGTGTGAATGATGCCGAACACTTTGTTTATCAAAGCGCCAAGCAAACAAACACACGCTATTTACACTTATGTGAAGCGGCCCCAAAAAATCACCCTCAAGGTGAGCAACAAGGCGTTATTGAAGCGGGACAAGTGCTATCAGGACTGGTCTGCAGCTACCTAAAAGCAAGACAAAGCTAA
- the hslU gene encoding HslU--HslV peptidase ATPase subunit yields MTAMTPREIVHELDQHIIGQDKAKKAVAIALRNRWRRMQLNDDLRAEVTPKNILMIGPTGVGKTEIARRLAKLANAPFIKVEATKFTEVGYVGKEVETIIRDLVEVSFKMTREQQTKKHKHSAEEAAEERILDALLPPAKDAWGEAQPAENSSTRQVFRKKLREGQLDDKEIEIDIAETSPQVEIMAPPGMEEMTNQLQGMFQNLSGDKKKNRKLKIKEAFKLLIEEEAAKLVNPEELKEQAIFAVEQNGIVFVDEIDKICKRGEASGPDVSREGVQRDLLPLIEGSTVSTKHGMVKTDHILFIASGAFQMAKPSDLIPELQGRLPIRVELEALTAKDFKRILTEPHASLTEQQQALLKTEQVSVDFTDDAIERIAEAAWQVNEKTENIGARRLHTVMEKLMEEISFDASEKSGQALTIDAQYVEQHLDMLVKDEDLSRFIL; encoded by the coding sequence ATGACAGCAATGACACCGAGAGAAATCGTTCATGAGCTAGACCAACATATCATTGGTCAAGACAAGGCTAAAAAAGCAGTGGCCATCGCACTTCGTAACCGCTGGCGTCGCATGCAACTTAATGACGATCTTCGCGCTGAAGTCACCCCAAAAAACATTCTAATGATTGGTCCAACGGGTGTTGGTAAAACCGAGATCGCACGTCGTCTTGCCAAGCTGGCTAACGCGCCATTTATCAAAGTGGAAGCAACCAAATTCACCGAAGTGGGTTACGTCGGCAAAGAAGTTGAAACCATTATCCGCGATTTAGTAGAAGTGTCATTTAAAATGACCCGCGAACAGCAAACTAAAAAGCATAAACACAGTGCAGAAGAAGCGGCTGAAGAGCGTATTCTTGATGCTCTATTGCCACCAGCAAAAGACGCTTGGGGCGAAGCACAGCCAGCTGAAAACAGTTCAACTCGCCAAGTGTTCCGTAAAAAGCTGCGTGAAGGCCAGTTAGACGATAAAGAAATTGAGATAGACATCGCTGAGACATCGCCGCAAGTAGAGATCATGGCGCCTCCTGGTATGGAAGAAATGACCAACCAGCTACAAGGCATGTTCCAAAACTTATCTGGTGATAAGAAAAAGAATCGCAAACTGAAAATCAAAGAAGCTTTCAAGTTACTCATTGAAGAAGAAGCTGCCAAGCTGGTTAACCCTGAAGAGCTAAAAGAACAAGCCATCTTTGCTGTGGAACAAAACGGCATTGTATTTGTTGATGAAATTGACAAAATCTGTAAGCGTGGTGAAGCGTCAGGTCCAGATGTCAGCCGTGAAGGCGTACAACGTGATTTACTGCCTTTAATTGAAGGCTCAACGGTCAGTACCAAACACGGTATGGTGAAAACCGATCACATCTTGTTTATTGCGTCAGGCGCATTCCAAATGGCGAAGCCATCGGATCTTATTCCTGAATTGCAGGGCCGCTTGCCGATCCGTGTAGAGCTAGAAGCACTCACCGCAAAAGACTTTAAACGCATTCTGACAGAGCCGCATGCTTCACTGACTGAGCAGCAACAGGCCTTGTTAAAAACAGAGCAAGTGTCTGTCGACTTTACTGATGATGCCATCGAACGCATTGCAGAAGCCGCATGGCAGGTGAATGAAAAGACAGAAAACATCGGTGCTAGACGTCTTCACACTGTGATGGAAAAGCTGATGGAAGAAATTTCTTTCGACGCGTCAGAGAAATCAGGTCAAGCACTGACGATTGATGCTCAATACGTTGAACAGCATTTAGATATGCTGGTTAAAGATGAAGACCTTAGTCGCTTCATCCTATAA
- a CDS encoding MJ1255/VC2487 family glycosyltransferase has protein sequence MRILYGIQGTGNGHITRARVMAECFTKLGIDVDYLFSGRDENAYFDMGVFDQYQVRRGLSFITHSGKLDYRKTAKQLKLGTFVRDVRQLDIKQYDLVFNDFEPVSAWAAKLAKVPVVAMSHQAAFLSPEVPLFGAGFMERALIRWFAPANVHLGVHWQPFAKNILPPFISYHGCAKASIANKVLVYLPFEDLNSIVELLGDFPDREFYCYHPDAQDQSLNHIHLRSPSRSGFLEDLASASGVVANAGFELSSEALKFGKKLLLKPLQGQFEQLSNAMTLQSLGLAEVMNYLNSEALGEWLEHPEGQIIDFPSDATPLAKWLANGQWQDFDSLHESLWQPILYNRNKVA, from the coding sequence ATGAGAATACTTTATGGAATTCAAGGGACGGGTAATGGGCATATAACACGTGCGCGTGTTATGGCTGAGTGTTTTACGAAACTTGGCATTGATGTTGACTACTTATTTTCTGGACGTGATGAAAACGCCTATTTTGATATGGGGGTATTTGATCAGTATCAAGTGCGACGCGGATTGAGCTTCATCACTCACAGTGGCAAACTCGATTATCGAAAAACAGCAAAACAGCTGAAGCTGGGTACGTTTGTAAGAGATGTCAGGCAGCTAGATATCAAACAGTATGATCTTGTCTTTAATGATTTTGAGCCAGTGTCAGCATGGGCTGCAAAGTTAGCCAAAGTGCCTGTTGTAGCGATGAGTCATCAGGCCGCATTTTTATCTCCAGAGGTCCCATTGTTTGGCGCTGGGTTTATGGAGCGAGCTTTGATCCGCTGGTTTGCGCCTGCCAACGTGCATTTGGGGGTGCATTGGCAGCCTTTTGCAAAAAATATTCTTCCACCGTTTATTTCATATCATGGCTGTGCCAAAGCCTCTATTGCAAATAAAGTCTTGGTGTACTTACCCTTTGAAGATTTAAACAGCATTGTTGAGCTGCTAGGTGATTTTCCAGATAGAGAGTTTTATTGTTATCACCCAGACGCCCAAGATCAGTCTTTGAATCATATTCATTTACGCTCGCCTTCTCGCAGTGGCTTTTTAGAAGACTTAGCCAGTGCATCCGGTGTTGTGGCCAATGCGGGGTTTGAATTGTCTAGTGAGGCATTGAAGTTTGGTAAGAAGTTGTTACTTAAGCCTCTACAGGGGCAATTTGAGCAATTAAGTAATGCGATGACATTGCAGTCTCTTGGGTTAGCGGAAGTGATGAATTATCTCAACTCCGAAGCACTAGGGGAGTGGTTGGAACATCCAGAAGGCCAAATAATCGATTTTCCTTCCGATGCAACCCCGTTAGCGAAATGGTTAGCGAACGGTCAGTGGCAAGATTTCGACAGCTTACACGAAAGTTTATGGCAACCAATCCTCTATAACAGGAACAAAGTTGCATAA
- the hslV gene encoding ATP-dependent protease subunit HslV — protein MTTIVSVRRDDKVVIGGDGQVSLGNTVMKGNAKKVRRLYNGKVLAGFAGGTADAFTLFERFETKLEMHQGHLTRAAVEMAKDWRTDRALRKLEALLAVADETASLIITGNGDVVQPEHDLIAIGSGGNFAQAAATALIENTDLSAREIVEKSLKIAGDICVFTNNFQTIEEL, from the coding sequence ATGACTACTATCGTAAGTGTTCGTCGCGATGACAAAGTGGTTATCGGCGGTGACGGCCAAGTGTCTCTTGGCAATACGGTGATGAAAGGCAATGCAAAAAAAGTGCGTCGTCTTTATAACGGTAAAGTGCTGGCAGGTTTTGCTGGCGGTACTGCCGATGCATTTACACTATTTGAGCGTTTCGAAACAAAACTAGAAATGCACCAAGGACACCTTACACGCGCAGCTGTCGAAATGGCCAAAGACTGGCGAACGGATCGCGCATTGAGAAAACTAGAAGCACTCCTTGCCGTTGCAGATGAGACTGCATCTTTGATTATCACTGGTAATGGTGATGTTGTGCAGCCAGAGCACGACCTAATCGCAATTGGTAGCGGCGGTAATTTTGCGCAAGCAGCAGCTACTGCACTGATTGAAAATACCGATTTAAGTGCACGCGAAATCGTCGAGAAAAGCTTGAAGATTGCCGGTGATATCTGTGTATTCACCAACAACTTCCAGACCATCGAAGAATTGTAA
- a CDS encoding gamma-butyrobetaine hydroxylase-like domain-containing protein, with amino-acid sequence MYQVTKLHYHRQSKLLNITFDDDLHVSVSAEFLRTHSPSAEVQGHSPEQAQLVLNKQNVTIVTIEPVGHYAVRLCFDDGHNSGLFSWQYLRKLCNHQKQLWQQYQDKVAAHHQSQNSVPIKFVP; translated from the coding sequence ATGTATCAAGTAACCAAGCTCCACTATCACCGCCAGAGCAAACTGCTCAACATTACCTTTGACGATGATCTTCACGTCTCTGTCAGTGCGGAATTTTTACGAACCCACTCCCCCTCTGCCGAAGTGCAGGGTCATAGTCCAGAGCAAGCTCAACTGGTCTTAAATAAACAAAACGTCACCATCGTGACCATTGAACCAGTTGGCCATTACGCCGTTAGGCTGTGCTTTGATGATGGCCATAACTCAGGCCTTTTTAGTTGGCAGTACCTGCGTAAGTTATGCAATCACCAAAAACAGCTGTGGCAACAATATCAGGATAAGGTAGCAGCACACCACCAGAGTCAAAACAGTGTGCCAATCAAGTTTGTCCCTTAA